A stretch of Onychomys torridus chromosome 2, mOncTor1.1, whole genome shotgun sequence DNA encodes these proteins:
- the Rgs20 gene encoding regulator of G-protein signaling 20 isoform X2, with protein sequence MGLILSTRTVVHNDLQLQFQGIQCLFWPPHAPSAQPVGYKRTEMRMQQMCRGSETETEGSIPSQQGTGSRGSNACCFCWCCCCSCSCLTVRNQEDQRPGRASHELRTDIPACEESPTPTLEEVCAWAQSFDNLMVTPAGRNTFREFLRTEFSEENMLFWMACEELKREANQSTIEEKAKMIYEDYISILSPKEVSLDSRVREGINRNMVDPSQHIFDDAQLQIYTLMHRDSYPRFMNSTVYKDLLKSLAERAVEA encoded by the exons atgggtttgattctcagcactcgTACGGTGGTTCACAAcgatctgcaactccagttccaggggatccaatgtctcttctggcctcctcatgcaCCAAGTGCACAG cctGTGGGATACAAGAGGACTGAGATGCGGATGCAGCAGATGTGCAGAGGAAGCGAGACCGAGACCGAGGGCTCCATCCCAAGCCAGCAGGGCACGGGTAGCCGAGGCTCCAATGCCTGCTGCTtttgctggtgctgctgctgcagctgttcTTG CCTCACTGTCAGAAACCAGGAAGACCAGAGACCAGGGAGAGCCTCCCACGAACTCAGAACAGACATTCCGGCTTGTGAAGAAAG CCCCACCCCAACTCTGGAAGAAGTCTGTGCCTGGGCCCAGTCATTTGACAACCTAATGGTCACTCCAGCTGGAAGAAACACATTCCGGGAATTCCTTCGAACAGAATTCAGTGAAGAAAACATGCTTTTCTGGATGGCCTGTGAGGAGCTGAAAAGAGAAGCTAATCAGAGCACAATTGAGGAGAAAGCCAAAATGATATATGAAGACTACATTTCTATTCTTTCTCCTAAAGAG GTCAGTTTGGACTCCCGAGTACGAGAGGGCATCAACAGAAACATGGTGGATCCATCCCAACACATATTCGATGATGCTCAACTTCAGATTTACACCCTAATGCACAGAGACTCCTATCCCCGGTTCATGAACTCCACGGTCTACAAAGACCTGCTGAAGTCCTTAGCTGAGAGAGCAGTTGAAGCGTAG
- the Rgs20 gene encoding regulator of G-protein signaling 20 isoform X3 gives MRTANGGQRARASPPASPVDPSLPVGYKRTEMRMQQMCRGSETETEGSIPSQQGTGSRGSNACCFCWCCCCSCSCLTVRNQEDQRPGRASHELRTDIPACEESPTPTLEEVCAWAQSFDNLMVTPAGRNTFREFLRTEFSEENMLFWMACEELKREANQSTIEEKAKMIYEDYISILSPKEVSLDSRVREGINRNMVDPSQHIFDDAQLQIYTLMHRDSYPRFMNSTVYKDLLKSLAERAVEA, from the exons cctGTGGGATACAAGAGGACTGAGATGCGGATGCAGCAGATGTGCAGAGGAAGCGAGACCGAGACCGAGGGCTCCATCCCAAGCCAGCAGGGCACGGGTAGCCGAGGCTCCAATGCCTGCTGCTtttgctggtgctgctgctgcagctgttcTTG CCTCACTGTCAGAAACCAGGAAGACCAGAGACCAGGGAGAGCCTCCCACGAACTCAGAACAGACATTCCGGCTTGTGAAGAAAG CCCCACCCCAACTCTGGAAGAAGTCTGTGCCTGGGCCCAGTCATTTGACAACCTAATGGTCACTCCAGCTGGAAGAAACACATTCCGGGAATTCCTTCGAACAGAATTCAGTGAAGAAAACATGCTTTTCTGGATGGCCTGTGAGGAGCTGAAAAGAGAAGCTAATCAGAGCACAATTGAGGAGAAAGCCAAAATGATATATGAAGACTACATTTCTATTCTTTCTCCTAAAGAG GTCAGTTTGGACTCCCGAGTACGAGAGGGCATCAACAGAAACATGGTGGATCCATCCCAACACATATTCGATGATGCTCAACTTCAGATTTACACCCTAATGCACAGAGACTCCTATCCCCGGTTCATGAACTCCACGGTCTACAAAGACCTGCTGAAGTCCTTAGCTGAGAGAGCAGTTGAAGCGTAG
- the Rgs20 gene encoding regulator of G-protein signaling 20 isoform X4, with the protein MRMQQMCRGSETETEGSIPSQQGTGSRGSNACCFCWCCCCSCSCLTVRNQEDQRPGRASHELRTDIPACEESPTPTLEEVCAWAQSFDNLMVTPAGRNTFREFLRTEFSEENMLFWMACEELKREANQSTIEEKAKMIYEDYISILSPKEVSLDSRVREGINRNMVDPSQHIFDDAQLQIYTLMHRDSYPRFMNSTVYKDLLKSLAERAVEA; encoded by the exons ATGCGGATGCAGCAGATGTGCAGAGGAAGCGAGACCGAGACCGAGGGCTCCATCCCAAGCCAGCAGGGCACGGGTAGCCGAGGCTCCAATGCCTGCTGCTtttgctggtgctgctgctgcagctgttcTTG CCTCACTGTCAGAAACCAGGAAGACCAGAGACCAGGGAGAGCCTCCCACGAACTCAGAACAGACATTCCGGCTTGTGAAGAAAG CCCCACCCCAACTCTGGAAGAAGTCTGTGCCTGGGCCCAGTCATTTGACAACCTAATGGTCACTCCAGCTGGAAGAAACACATTCCGGGAATTCCTTCGAACAGAATTCAGTGAAGAAAACATGCTTTTCTGGATGGCCTGTGAGGAGCTGAAAAGAGAAGCTAATCAGAGCACAATTGAGGAGAAAGCCAAAATGATATATGAAGACTACATTTCTATTCTTTCTCCTAAAGAG GTCAGTTTGGACTCCCGAGTACGAGAGGGCATCAACAGAAACATGGTGGATCCATCCCAACACATATTCGATGATGCTCAACTTCAGATTTACACCCTAATGCACAGAGACTCCTATCCCCGGTTCATGAACTCCACGGTCTACAAAGACCTGCTGAAGTCCTTAGCTGAGAGAGCAGTTGAAGCGTAG